In a genomic window of Trichoderma atroviride chromosome 4, complete sequence:
- a CDS encoding uncharacterized protein (EggNog:ENOG41) codes for MRGRGKNRRPLISAPIGPVKNSRGADLIRSERLIIVDAIKDCETDSYSSIPECRLPLPIQTPRHISAEFHSDGQLENSPSVASSDIAVTPTIKICSNLKPPKKSRKSLLSASSIPKPSFRTVPTATLVQDENIPPAPDGFLHPDPPNQRLASKLPKSRTMSALHDLKASISRPSLAVRSINTSAFTGSSSKSSPSSTRTDATLCNPSKLNLVQPSTTSLANSVQSYSPGTPFMRISIAQSSAYWSGRFVALHDKYLSEDLAKDAIESRLSLTNSFSARPKTPYSSLHQRASHLPNSTTTSALRSFMTSSNVSPENEEDTRCRRVFDHLDSLCTTDEARRSLHIWQQAYARRHGRPSLLPEGGTMEEKGLIAKIFRSSGAKKGERHSLTKLRYGSYNHDNKSKSFLSGSISSASREKRLTLS; via the coding sequence ATGCGAGGACGTGGAAAGAATAGAAGGCCCCTCATCTCTGCACCCATAGGCCCGGTCAAAAACTCACGAGGTGCCGATCTTATCCGAAGCGAGAGGCTTATTATtgtcgatgccatcaaggactGTGAAACAGACAGCTACAGCTCCATTCCCGAATGCCGTCTTCCGTTACCTATCCAAACACCAAGGCACATATCAGCTGAATTCCACAGTGACGGCCAATTAGAAAACAGTCCGAGCGTTGCAAGCTCTGATATCGCGGTCACGCCAACCATCAAGATCTGCTCCAATCTaaagccgccaaagaagtCGCGCAAAAGTTTGTTATCAGCCTCATCTATACCGAAGCCATCTTTTAGAACAGTGCCAACAGCTACACTGGTACAGGACGAGAATATTCCTCCTGCGCCAGATGGCTTTCTCCATCCAGATCCACCAAATCAGCGACTGGCGAGCAAACTGCCCAAATCTCGAACTATGAGTGCCCTTCATGACTTGAAGGCATCCATCTCCCGACCTTCGCTGGCTGTTCGCTCTATCAACACCTCAGCTTTCACCGGTTCCTCTTCCaaatcttctccatcttctacTAGAACCGACGCGACACTCTGCAACCCTTCAAAATTGAATCTTGTGCAACCGTCCACAACGTCGCTGGCTAACTCGGTTCAGTCATATTCTCCCGGGACTCCATTCATGCGAATTAGCATCGCGCAATCTTCTGCTTACTGGTCTGGCCGATTCGTGGCTCTCCATGATAAATATTTGTCAGAAGACCTTGCCAAAGATGCAATTGAATCTCGCCTATCGTTGACCAACTCCTTTTCCGCGAGACCCAAAACGCCATACAGTAGCCTACATCAGcgagcatctcatctccccAATTCAACTACCACTTCCGCCTTGAGAAGCTTCATGACATCGTCCAATGTCTCGCCCGAAAATGAAGAGGACACGCGATGTCGCCGTGTATTTGACCACCTCGATAGTCTTTGCACCACAGATGAAGCGAGGCGCTCTTTGCACATCTGGCAGCAAGCTTATGCTCGTCGACATGGTCGCCCCTCGCTGCTCCCCGAGGGCGGCACTatggaagaaaagggccTAATAGCAAAGATATTCCGCAGCTCGGGTGCCAAAAAAGGCGAAAGGCACAGCTTGACAAAACTGCGCTACGGCTCTTATAACCACGATAACAAGTCCAAGAGCTTTCTCTCGGGAAGCATTTCTAGCGCGTCTCGGGAAAAGCGTCTCACCTTGTCGTAA
- a CDS encoding uncharacterized protein (BUSCO:EOG092D1ODU), which translates to MSNNPSLHLAEYLERLPGTTFKKLYQQPSTAFAIFRRMLPHLAKTFVMRMLFMPHPMTLNDLDVWVKPEAKRKKDQSLSILRGLHIVQISAPSKEKPQEIQLMSNFKRSLRLALTGGGNHNSFGVPSSLLIPPEIDLPFLDRYARKKWDDVLHFVVSSVGYKSVGDGSGPNKGVKELLIAGRLVDRRPNGGLGITQAGFTFLLQEANAQVWTLLLLWLDVLGNNKGSGLDPVDMLSFLFMLASLELGRAYDTNALTEERRNMLPSLVDFGLIYIPQHKRSMFFPTRLATTLTSGGNSLRTISEGVTAATQSAQTSQQSLGPLGGGGEQQSGSVVIETNYRLYAYTQSALQIAVLALFAKLNMRFPDMVAGRLSRASIRQAINFGITADQIISYLAAHAHEQMHRTAALTNKPVLPPTVVDQIRLWQLENERMKTTSGFLFRDFTDDKDYLDTARFSEEIGVLVWRNDHARMFFANKHEQIKDFLKTRKRAE; encoded by the exons ATGTCCAACAACCCttccctccatctcgccgAATATCTAGAGAGGCTGCCTGGTACGACCTTTAAGAAGCTGTACCAGCAGCCCTCCacggcctttgccatcttcagGCGCATGCTGCCGCATCTGGCAAAGACATTTGTCATGAGAATGCTGTTCATGCCACATCCCATGACTCTGAACGATCTAGATGTTTGGGTGAAGCCAGAAGCTAAGCG GAAAAAGGATCAAtcgctctccatcttgagaGGACTTCATATTGTTCAAATCTCCGCTCCCTCcaaagaaaagccacagGAGATCCAGCTCATGTCCAACTTTAAACGATCTCTCCGACTCGCTCTCACCGGTGGCGGGAACCACAACTCGTTCGGCGTGCCATCTTCCCTCCTCATCCCACCCGAAATCGACCTGCCGTTCCTCGATCGATACGCGCGCAAGAAGTGGGACGACGTTTTGCACTTTGTCGTCTCCAGCGTTGGCTATAAGAGCGTCGGCGATGGATCTGGGCCGAACAAGGGCGTCAAGGAGCTCCTCATCGCAGGGCGACTTGTCGACAGACGACCAAACGGAGGCTTGGGCATCACACAGGCGGGCTTTACCTTCTTGCTGCAAGAGGCAAATGCGCAGGTCTGGACGCTACttttgctgtggctggatGTTCTGGGCAATAACAAGGGCTCGGGACTGGATCCGGTCGACATGCTCTCGTTCCTCTTCATGCTTGCCAGCCTCGAGCTGGGACGAGCGTACGACACAAATGCGCTGACCGAAGAGCGGAGGAATATGCTTCCTTCGCTCGTCGACTTCGGCCTCATTTACATCCCCCAGCACAAGCGCTCCATGTTCTTCCCGACAAGACTGGCTACAACCCTTACGAGCGGAGGCAACAGTCTGCGAACAATCAGCGAGGGCGTCACAGCTGCTACCCAGTCAGCCCAGACATCGCAGCAATCCCTTGGTCCCCTCGGCGGTGGCGGGGAGCAGCAATCAGGCAGCGTCGTCATCGAGACAAACTACCGCCTCTACGCCTACACCCAGTCCGCCCTCCAAATCgccgtcctcgccctcttcgccaaGCTCAACATGCGCTTCCCAGACATGGTCGCCGGGCGCCTCTCCCGCGCGTCCATCCGTCAGGCCATCAACTTTGGCATCACTGCCGACCAGATCATTTCCTATCTCGCCGCCCACGCCCACGAGCAGATGCACCGCACCGCCGCCCTCACTAACAAGCCCGTCTTGCCGCCCACCGTCGTCGACCAGATCCGGCTGTGGCAGCTGGAGAATGAGCgcatgaagacgacgagcgGCTTCTTGTTCAGAGACTTCACCGACGATAAAGACTATCTCGACACGGCGCGCTTCTCAGAGGAGATTGGCGTGCTGGTTTGGAGAAATGATCATGCGCGCATGTTCTTTGCAAACAAACATGAGCAGATTAAAGATTTTTTGAAAACAAGGAAGAGGGCGGAATAA